Within the Bradyrhizobium cosmicum genome, the region CCCGCGCGGTTTTCGACGGCAGGACAGTTGCGCCCGACATCTTGCGCCAGCTCGAGAACGCCTGCCGCGAACCTGACGTCACGGCGATCCTGATGACCGAACGTACCGCAATCTCCAACGTCACCAACTATGTGATCGAGGGAAATTCAGCACAAATGCGCGACAAGGCCTTCATGCGCGAGCTCGTAAGCTGGCTTCGTTTCAACGAGACCGATGCACTCGCGACCATGGACGGGCTGTTCTCGGGTGCCTCGGGGAATCCGACCCTGCCCGCGTGGCTCGCGCGCCCGCTCCTGACGTTCGTTCTCACCGAAAGCGGGGAAAACAAGAAATATCGCGAGGAGCTCGACAGCTCTGCAGGGGTTGTCGTGCTCGCGGCCGATCGCAGCGACACATCGCACTGGATCTCGGTCGGCCGGGCCTGCCAGCGTTTTGGCTTGCAGGCGACTGCGCTCGGCCTCAAATATTCCTTCGTCAACCAACCGGTCGAGGTGGCGGCACTGCGGCCGCAATTCGCGACCTCGCTCGGACTGGGCGACCGACGCCCCGATATCGTGATGCGCTTCGGCACCGGCCCGACACTGCCGAAATCGCTGCGGCGTCCCCCGGAACTGGTGATGCCGCGCTAGCGACGCAAGCCGCTCAACGCCGGCGACTCGCCGGGCAGCATGTTCGATCTGATATCGCTGTCCATGCGGCCCGCGTCCTGCTGCATGAAACCGGCGCCAAAAGACAGGCTGAGATTAGACGTCGGCTTGAATTCGACACCCGCAAACGCACCGTAGCCGGGCGAAACGCCGGAGGTGAGTGGCGCAAGCGAGCTGCCGATGCCGCCGTTGTATTTCAGCGTGTCGAAGCCGGCAAAGAATGTGACGGGCATGCCGCCCGCCGTCTTGGTGTTGTAGCCGAACTGCGTGCTGTCATAAGAGAGCGCGCTGAAATTGCCGCCCGAGGCAGGCTGGCCGAGACCGCTCAGACCAAGATTGCCGCGCTCGCTTCCGACAAAGAAGCCGGGACGAAAACCGTAGCCTTCGTTGCCAGCATTGAAGCCCGGAAAGTTGCCGTAGCTGTCGGAACTCTGACCGGCACCGCCGCCAAAGCCGAAACCTCCACCCGGGATCCAATACCTCAGGGGCGCAACTTGCGCATGAACCGGCGCTCCGCTGAGCAAGAGCACGGTGAACAGAAACGCAAGGGCGCGTGACGAAGCGAGGTTCAACATTCCGATGACCGTGAAACAGCTGGCTGATTATACCCTCGGGACCACACCAAGGCCAGAGGAGCGATGCCGGGGACCGCTTGGTCAGCCTCGCTGAAGTTCAGGCCGTCCTGTCCACCGACGACGACGAATCCGCCGGCGGATATTTCGTCACGGGCACCGAGAAGGACTTGGTCCCGACCTGGTAGATGATCGTACCGTTCTGTCCGTCCTTGGTCGAAATTTGCGACTGCCCGAACATGATGACGTTGTTGTAGACGATGCCGGTGCCCTGACGGGTGATGCCGTCGGTGGTGACGCTGACCTGCGCTTCCTTGCCGTTGACGGCGAGGACCTTGAAGCTCGCACTCTTGCCGTTGTCGCTGGAATACCCGCCCCAGCTTCCCATCAAGCGGTTGTCGGAAGCCGGCGGCGCCTGCTTCTCGAGATTGGCGGTTTGCTTGCCAGCGCCCGCGGAAGACAGGAGCACCAGGCTCTTGCCGTCCTTGGTGCCGACTGTGATCGTGCCGAAGGTGATAAGCGCGCCGCTGACCTGGCCAAAACCGCGCTCGGTGTGCCCGTTATGGGTGTACTCGACCTGCGCCCGGGCGCCGCGGATATTGACCACCTTGAAGCCGACGGCCTGGTTGTTGCCCGCCCAATTCCCCTTCCATTCACCGAGCAATCTGCTCTGGTGATATACCCGCTCATTGGCGGGCGAAATCTGGCTGGTGCTCTGCGTGACGATGGCCATCGGATTGCTCAGCGGACGAGTCTGACAATCCCGTTTCGGTCGCTCGCCGGTCAGCAATGACAAGACACCGACTGGAAACAATCAGACACAGTCCAATTAGGCCCGGCACTCGTTAACGAGCGGTTAACTTCAACGTCCGGCCAGACGAGGCAAAACGCCCCATTTGCAGCAGCGCCGTCAGCGTCCCCAGCGATCCGACCAGATCTTCTCGCCGATCATGCAGTTGACGCGCGGTTCCTTGTCGGCGACGCGCACCACGGGACGCTCGGGCGTGCGGCCTGCAACCTCCATCAGCAGCTTGGTGCGGATCGCTTCCTTGAACTTGTCGCGGTCCTTGATCGAGATGACGAAGGAGCCTGGGCCGCCGATGACGCAGTCCTCGTAGTAGTAGTCGAGATTGTCGATATCCATGGTCGAATAGGACGGCTCCTTGACCATGATCGGCAGGCCGTTGATGACGATGCCCTTCTCGAGTGCCGCGTCGCGCGCCGCCGTGACCGGCCCGCCATTGTTGTTGGGACCGTCACCGGAAATGTCGATGACGCGGCGCAGGCCGCGATAGGGATCCTCGTCGAACAGCGGCATCGCGAAATTGATCGCGCCGGAGATCGAGGTCCGCGAGGCGCGACGGATCGGCGTCTTCATGATCTCGGCGGCGACCGCATCCGCGGTCTCGGGTCCGTCCACCAGCCGCCAAGGGATGATGATCTTCTGGTCGCTCGAGGCGGCCCATTCGAAGTAGGTCACCGCGATCCGGCCGTTCGGGCCGAGCTTCAACGCCTGGAGGAATTCCTTCGACTGGATCGCCTGCGCGTAGCCCTCGCGCTGGATCGCGAGCTCGTCCATGTCCATGGAGTATGAGACGTCGACCGCGAGGATCAGTTCGACATCGACCGTCTGCGCGTCCCTGTCGGCCGCCAGCCGCTGCGGTCGATGCTTGAGCGGGTCGGCTTTGGATGGTTCAAATTTGGGCCCTGGTGCCGCGATGCCCGCGACGTC harbors:
- a CDS encoding DUF1194 domain-containing protein; translation: MRMLFSIGVVLVAGVLAGGDVAGIAAPGPKFEPSKADPLKHRPQRLAADRDAQTVDVELILAVDVSYSMDMDELAIQREGYAQAIQSKEFLQALKLGPNGRIAVTYFEWAASSDQKIIIPWRLVDGPETADAVAAEIMKTPIRRASRTSISGAINFAMPLFDEDPYRGLRRVIDISGDGPNNNGGPVTAARDAALEKGIVINGLPIMVKEPSYSTMDIDNLDYYYEDCVIGGPGSFVISIKDRDKFKEAIRTKLLMEVAGRTPERPVVRVADKEPRVNCMIGEKIWSDRWGR
- a CDS encoding Acg family FMN-binding oxidoreductase; its protein translation is MVDRRQFITTALGLCATAFSGLPAPAATMTYDEAVSTSRAPLQAAPRDRELVRFATLAANSHNTQPWIFTARGNEIAIAPDFARRCPTVDPDDHHLFVSLGCAAENLILAASILGWRAHPTIDGDRIVIALEEAPPATSALADAIPVRQSTRAVFDGRTVAPDILRQLENACREPDVTAILMTERTAISNVTNYVIEGNSAQMRDKAFMRELVSWLRFNETDALATMDGLFSGASGNPTLPAWLARPLLTFVLTESGENKKYREELDSSAGVVVLAADRSDTSHWISVGRACQRFGLQATALGLKYSFVNQPVEVAALRPQFATSLGLGDRRPDIVMRFGTGPTLPKSLRRPPELVMPR